Proteins encoded together in one Deinococcus multiflagellatus window:
- a CDS encoding FAD-dependent oxidoreductase: protein MPTPVLLTVDDDPQVLRAVERDLRARYRQDYRVLRAASGPEALETLGTLAERGVPVALILSDHRMPEMDGVAFLGTTLPLFPDARRVLLTAYADTDAAIRAINQAGVDRYLLKPWDPPEEHLYPVLDELLAEWQSSYRPAFEGVRVLGSRWSPRAYELREFLARNHVPYLWLDVEGSSPDVARLQGTPEARAGLPLVELPDGTRLSAPTPAELTEHVGLHTRAEQDFYDLLIVGGGPAGLAAAVYGASEGLRTLLVEREAPGGQAGLSSRIENYLGFSTGISGSRLAQEAVTQAKRFGVEIVTQTVTALRADGPYRVLDLADGSSVSGHAVILATGVQWRALDVPGLAALQGAGVYYGAGTTEALACKDETVYIVGGANSAGQAAMNFSRYAREVVLLVRGGSLAASMSQYLIEQIEQTPNIRVELNSSVVGVHGQERLEAIDVHCSASGETTTLSANSLFIFIGAVPGTEWLAGTLERDPQGFVLSGPDLMRGGKRPRGWPLNRDPGLLETSLPGVFAVGDVRRGSVKRVASGVGEGSVAISFVHQYLAHV from the coding sequence ATGCCCACCCCCGTCCTGCTGACTGTTGATGACGACCCCCAGGTGCTGCGGGCCGTGGAGCGCGACCTGCGGGCGCGCTACCGCCAGGACTACCGCGTGCTGCGCGCGGCCTCCGGGCCCGAGGCCCTGGAGACGCTGGGCACCCTGGCCGAACGGGGCGTGCCCGTGGCCCTGATTCTCTCGGACCACCGCATGCCCGAGATGGACGGCGTGGCCTTTTTGGGCACCACCCTGCCGCTGTTCCCCGATGCCCGGCGCGTGCTGCTGACTGCCTACGCCGACACTGACGCCGCCATCCGCGCCATCAATCAGGCGGGGGTGGACCGCTACCTGCTGAAGCCCTGGGACCCACCCGAGGAGCACCTCTACCCCGTGCTGGATGAGCTGCTGGCCGAGTGGCAAAGCAGCTACCGCCCGGCCTTTGAAGGGGTTCGGGTGCTGGGCAGCCGCTGGTCGCCGCGCGCCTACGAACTGCGCGAATTCCTGGCGCGCAACCACGTGCCCTACCTGTGGCTGGATGTGGAAGGGAGCAGCCCCGATGTGGCCCGCCTGCAGGGCACCCCAGAAGCCCGCGCCGGGCTGCCGCTGGTGGAGTTGCCGGACGGCACCCGCCTCTCGGCCCCCACGCCGGCCGAGCTGACCGAACATGTGGGCCTGCACACCCGCGCCGAACAGGATTTTTACGACCTGCTGATTGTGGGGGGCGGCCCGGCCGGGCTGGCGGCGGCGGTGTACGGCGCCTCTGAAGGACTGCGCACGCTGCTGGTGGAGCGCGAAGCCCCCGGTGGGCAGGCGGGCCTGAGTTCGCGCATCGAGAACTACCTGGGCTTTTCCACCGGCATCTCTGGCAGCCGGCTGGCGCAGGAGGCGGTAACGCAGGCCAAGCGTTTTGGCGTGGAAATCGTGACGCAGACGGTCACCGCCCTGCGCGCCGACGGCCCCTACCGGGTGCTGGACCTGGCCGACGGCTCATCGGTCAGCGGGCACGCGGTGATCCTGGCGACCGGGGTGCAGTGGCGCGCGCTGGACGTGCCGGGGCTCGCCGCCCTGCAGGGCGCGGGCGTGTACTACGGCGCCGGCACCACCGAGGCGCTGGCCTGCAAGGACGAAACCGTGTACATCGTGGGCGGGGCCAATTCGGCGGGGCAGGCGGCCATGAACTTCTCGCGCTACGCGCGCGAGGTGGTGCTGCTGGTGCGCGGCGGGTCGCTGGCGGCCAGCATGTCGCAGTACCTGATTGAGCAGATTGAGCAGACCCCGAATATCCGCGTGGAACTGAACAGCAGCGTGGTGGGCGTGCACGGCCAGGAGCGCCTGGAAGCCATTGACGTGCACTGTTCGGCTTCCGGAGAGACCACCACCCTCAGCGCCAATTCGCTGTTTATCTTCATTGGCGCGGTGCCGGGCACCGAGTGGCTGGCGGGCACGCTGGAGCGCGACCCCCAGGGCTTCGTGCTGTCCGGGCCGGACCTGATGCGCGGCGGCAAGCGCCCCAGGGGCTGGCCCCTGAACCGCGATCCGGGGCTGCTGGAAACCAGCCTGCCGGGCGTCTTTGCCGTGGGGGACGTGCGCCGGGGCTCGGTCAAGCGCGTGGCATCGGGGGTGGGCGAGGGCTCGGTGGCGATTTCCTTCGTGCATCAGTACCTGGCGCACGTATGA
- a CDS encoding TolB-like translocation protein — MIKRALALAALLTGPVLAATLPSRAVLSGECCPGVVWTPDSRALLFLDGPPARGRTAIYQVSAAGGAVTQRFSSVAFFSPALNWAVRPGGGEATTLERLADGRRFTLPTRGADVTWNRAETRLAYTRSDTTGNFDRRTSRVFVADVFGAPRQVATLYGGGLHAWLGDTTLLLSGKPTPQARDRELFTLDIRSGARRVLRQALNLRAVTVSSDGRFVAYTIAFDSAARNGLWVQATAGGTPRELNDYGSYRWRDGGRLLLIPLNAAGGPHVLRQYTVQTGAWATLGDLGDQVRQSDWGVSPDGKLLNYLSAKDGNVRVVQLP, encoded by the coding sequence ATGATCAAGCGGGCCCTGGCTCTGGCCGCGCTGCTGACGGGCCCGGTCCTGGCCGCCACCCTGCCGTCGCGCGCAGTGCTGAGCGGCGAATGCTGCCCCGGCGTGGTCTGGACCCCCGATTCGCGCGCCCTGCTGTTTCTGGACGGGCCCCCGGCGCGGGGCCGCACCGCGATCTATCAGGTGAGCGCAGCTGGCGGCGCCGTCACCCAGCGCTTTTCCAGCGTGGCCTTTTTTTCCCCGGCCCTGAACTGGGCGGTGCGGCCCGGGGGCGGCGAGGCCACAACCCTGGAACGGCTGGCCGACGGGCGGCGCTTTACCCTGCCGACCAGGGGCGCCGATGTGACCTGGAACCGCGCCGAAACCCGGCTGGCCTATACGCGCAGCGACACCACCGGCAACTTTGACCGCCGGACCTCGCGGGTGTTTGTGGCCGACGTGTTCGGGGCCCCCCGGCAGGTGGCGACGCTGTACGGCGGCGGCCTCCACGCGTGGCTGGGCGACACCACCCTGCTGCTGAGCGGCAAGCCCACCCCCCAGGCCCGCGACCGCGAACTGTTCACCCTGGACATCCGCAGCGGCGCCCGCCGGGTGCTGCGGCAGGCCCTGAATCTGCGCGCCGTGACAGTCAGCTCGGATGGCCGGTTCGTGGCCTACACCATCGCCTTTGATTCGGCGGCCAGAAACGGCCTGTGGGTCCAGGCCACGGCGGGGGGCACACCACGCGAACTGAACGATTACGGCTCGTACCGCTGGCGGGATGGGGGCCGCCTGCTGCTGATTCCGCTGAACGCGGCGGGCGGGCCCCATGTGCTGCGGCAGTACACCGTGCAGACAGGCGCCTGGGCCACCCTGGGCGACCTGGGCGATCAGGTGCGCCAGAGCGACTGGGGCGTCAGCCCAGACGGCAAGCTGCTCAATTACCTCAGTGCGAAGGATGGGAACGTGCGCGTGGTGCAGTTACCGTAG
- a CDS encoding M23 family metallopeptidase: MLPRLLIALPLALLGVALAHYAAPLPLSAVAPPRAQFGLPFAGPPGPDTWLLGQGYGNTTGAYRQRRSTYGNLQGIHAGLDFSAPCGTPVRAIGDGVVAEVDGPHGSPPHNLVINHAGNLSSLYGHLRVRSPLRVGQQVKRGQVVGESGDSQGTCVSAPHLHLELRDRSHQRFFNPLPYIAADWNTLALAGSFGRGYQYDLTQPRKWQSPDSQPPALRGGPLLNEFSNPWPPAPGGAR; this comes from the coding sequence ATGCTGCCCCGCCTGCTCATTGCCCTGCCGCTGGCCCTGCTGGGGGTGGCGCTGGCCCACTACGCCGCGCCGCTGCCCCTGAGCGCCGTTGCCCCGCCGCGTGCACAGTTTGGCCTGCCGTTCGCAGGCCCCCCGGGCCCAGATACGTGGCTGCTGGGGCAGGGGTACGGCAACACCACCGGGGCCTACCGCCAGCGCCGCAGCACCTACGGCAACCTGCAGGGCATTCACGCGGGGCTGGATTTCAGTGCCCCGTGCGGCACGCCCGTCCGGGCCATCGGGGACGGCGTGGTGGCCGAGGTGGACGGGCCCCACGGCAGCCCGCCTCACAACCTCGTGATCAACCACGCGGGCAACCTGTCGAGCCTGTACGGCCACCTGCGCGTGCGCTCGCCGCTGCGGGTGGGGCAGCAGGTCAAACGCGGGCAGGTGGTGGGCGAAAGCGGCGACTCGCAGGGCACCTGCGTAAGTGCCCCGCACCTGCACTTAGAACTGCGCGACCGCTCGCACCAGCGCTTTTTCAATCCGCTGCCCTACATTGCCGCCGACTGGAACACCCTGGCGCTGGCCGGCTCCTTTGGGCGCGGCTACCAGTACGACCTGACCCAGCCCCGCAAGTGGCAGTCCCCCGACAGCCAGCCTCCGGCCCTGCGCGGCGGGCCGCTGCTCAACGAGTTCAGCAATCCCTGGCCGCCGGCACCCGGGGGGGCGCGGTGA
- a CDS encoding radical SAM/SPASM domain-containing protein, with the protein MYKRSRYTLQRQQDGALYLQNTFTGRGGIYPAEALGLLKGRDGPPEVQARLIQEGHLVPQHADELARGQAQQLVGLNKSDVLHLILMPTEKCNFRCVYCYERFEHGVMTPPVRQAVRSLVAQQAPSLKALKISWFGGEPLIAHQVMVELSEFFTEVAAQHRLKYAAHATTNGSLLTPERAAQYAALGLRDYQITLDGPAHFHDQKRKLLGGGATFETIWRNLTALQAQTLDFRVQLRINLDKENLAIASGFVTTLGEQFGHDRRFQLHVHPVERWGGENDGALQVLDAPHSPIPALYAQGAACGLSPAIDPLFSPFGAVCYAALPFSFVVRADGRLNKCTVALDDERNQVGRLAPDGSLHLDQDRLRPWLVDNALTDTGCQSCALRPACQGAACPLDRMNTGERPCPDAKRDFKAYLPLLLAGRQEVSVTQ; encoded by the coding sequence ATGTACAAACGTTCACGCTATACCCTTCAGCGACAGCAAGATGGTGCGCTTTACCTGCAGAACACCTTCACTGGGCGCGGCGGAATCTATCCTGCCGAAGCGCTGGGCCTGCTCAAAGGCCGTGATGGGCCACCTGAAGTCCAGGCCCGCCTCATCCAAGAGGGCCACCTGGTCCCACAGCACGCCGACGAGCTCGCCCGCGGCCAGGCTCAGCAGCTTGTCGGGCTGAACAAGAGTGACGTGCTGCACCTCATTCTCATGCCCACCGAAAAATGCAATTTCCGTTGCGTGTACTGCTACGAACGTTTTGAGCACGGCGTCATGACGCCGCCGGTGCGCCAGGCGGTCCGGTCATTGGTGGCGCAGCAAGCCCCTTCTCTTAAAGCCCTCAAGATTTCGTGGTTTGGTGGGGAGCCCCTGATTGCCCATCAGGTGATGGTGGAATTGTCCGAGTTCTTCACCGAGGTTGCCGCGCAGCACCGCCTGAAGTACGCGGCGCATGCCACCACGAATGGCTCGCTGCTGACTCCAGAGCGCGCGGCGCAGTACGCCGCTTTGGGCCTGCGTGACTACCAGATCACCCTGGACGGTCCCGCCCACTTTCATGACCAGAAACGCAAGCTGCTGGGCGGGGGCGCCACCTTTGAAACGATCTGGCGAAACCTGACGGCCCTTCAGGCGCAGACGCTCGATTTCCGCGTGCAGCTCCGGATCAATCTCGACAAGGAGAACTTGGCAATCGCCTCGGGGTTTGTTACGACACTGGGCGAGCAGTTTGGCCATGACCGACGCTTTCAGCTGCATGTTCACCCGGTGGAGCGCTGGGGGGGCGAGAATGACGGTGCGCTCCAGGTGCTCGACGCTCCACATTCACCCATCCCTGCCCTCTATGCACAGGGCGCCGCTTGTGGGCTGAGCCCCGCCATTGATCCACTTTTTAGCCCTTTTGGCGCCGTGTGCTACGCCGCATTGCCATTTTCTTTTGTGGTCAGGGCCGATGGCCGCCTGAACAAATGCACGGTGGCCCTGGATGACGAACGCAACCAAGTGGGCCGCCTCGCGCCGGACGGTTCCCTGCACCTGGACCAGGACAGGCTCAGGCCCTGGCTGGTCGACAACGCGCTGACAGATACCGGGTGTCAATCCTGCGCGCTGCGGCCTGCCTGCCAGGGGGCCGCCTGCCCACTGGACCGCATGAATACGGGGGAACGTCCCTGCCCGGATGCCAAGCGCGACTTTAAGGCCTATCTGCCCCTGCTGCTGGCCGGGCGACAAGAAGTGAGTGTGACGCAATGA
- a CDS encoding branched-chain amino acid ABC transporter substrate-binding protein, with amino-acid sequence MKKTAFPLTVLAALALGTASAQTTIKIATLSPLSGGQSDLGSQIRNGAQLAVNEYKAQFKKLGFDLVLVPYDDQADPATGTSAANKIAADRQILAVVGTLNSGVAIPASAVLVKSRVAMVSPANTANQVTDRGLSNMNRIVARDDAQGPAGANFIAGDLKAKKVYVLNDKTAYGEGLAKAVEQALKARNVQVVANEGTEEKSDFSTIISKIRLQRPDAIYFGGIYNQVGVFIKQLREAGLATPVVGGDGMDSGELPVIVGKANANNIYFTTVAAPMSALPAARVFAANYRNTYRDEMQGFGAFGYDAAKVVVQGVLNAVRANGNKLPSRAQVESAIRKGNYTGLLSGNVSFNSVGDRKEASLYVMNVSGGAIRLKTITRVKPAQP; translated from the coding sequence ATGAAGAAGACCGCGTTTCCGCTGACCGTCCTGGCCGCCCTGGCGCTGGGCACTGCCTCCGCCCAGACCACCATCAAGATCGCCACCCTCAGCCCCCTGTCCGGCGGCCAGAGCGACCTCGGCTCCCAGATTCGCAACGGCGCCCAGCTCGCCGTCAACGAGTACAAGGCCCAGTTCAAGAAGCTCGGCTTTGACCTCGTCCTCGTCCCCTACGACGACCAGGCCGACCCCGCCACCGGCACCTCCGCCGCCAACAAGATTGCCGCCGACCGCCAGATTCTGGCCGTGGTGGGCACCCTGAACAGCGGCGTGGCCATCCCCGCCAGCGCTGTGCTCGTCAAGAGCCGCGTGGCGATGGTCTCGCCGGCCAACACCGCCAACCAGGTCACCGACCGTGGCCTGAGCAACATGAACCGCATCGTCGCCCGCGACGACGCCCAGGGCCCGGCCGGCGCCAACTTCATCGCTGGCGACCTGAAGGCCAAGAAGGTTTACGTCCTCAACGACAAGACCGCCTACGGCGAAGGTCTGGCGAAAGCGGTTGAGCAGGCGCTCAAGGCCCGGAATGTGCAGGTGGTGGCGAACGAAGGGACGGAAGAGAAGAGCGACTTCTCGACGATCATCTCGAAGATTCGCCTGCAGCGGCCCGACGCGATCTATTTCGGCGGCATTTACAACCAGGTGGGCGTGTTCATCAAGCAGCTGCGTGAAGCCGGTCTCGCCACCCCCGTGGTGGGCGGCGACGGCATGGACAGCGGCGAACTGCCCGTCATTGTCGGCAAGGCCAATGCCAACAACATCTATTTCACCACCGTCGCCGCGCCGATGTCTGCCCTGCCGGCAGCGCGGGTCTTCGCGGCGAACTACAGGAATACGTACCGGGATGAGATGCAGGGCTTCGGGGCGTTCGGGTACGACGCGGCGAAGGTCGTGGTGCAGGGCGTGCTGAACGCGGTGCGCGCGAACGGCAACAAGCTACCCAGCCGCGCGCAGGTGGAAAGCGCCATCCGCAAGGGCAACTACACCGGCCTGCTCTCCGGCAACGTCAGCTTTAACTCCGTTGGTGACCGCAAAGAAGCCAGCCTGTACGTGATGAACGTCAGCGGCGGGGCCATCCGCCTGAAAACCATCACCCGCGTGAAACCCGCGCAGCCCTGA
- a CDS encoding sensor histidine kinase: MTALRGALRRIGVLADLPDDTLDWLIGQGRESRYAPGDVVSLQGESATEMLLFLEGAVEARRDEEGLLGPRYVARAGEPFEVSGKLPYSRLTVYPSTSRALEPTWVFRVPESAFDELLRRAPALGPRLVAVMADRIRDSAQNEVQRERLLALGRLAAGLAHELNNPAAASRRAARGLRVALAELNSAEQALAAWALDGPTRAQLAALEGRDRAEPPHLSALARAEQEDALLDWLETQGVTSAPDLAPVLVEAGLGTEDLTPLSAGLPPAALDAALRRLGAHLTLADLIGEVEEGTGRISALVGAIGEHTHVGRAPRAPTDVRRGLDSTLTMLGHRLRGVQVGRDYAPDLPVTEASAGELNQVWTNLIANAADALGGQGQLQVRAVTEGGSHLLVEIVDSGPGIPEDVQAHIFDPFFTTKGVGEGSGLGLDIARRIVQGHRGEISVTSHPGETRFQVRLPLD, encoded by the coding sequence ATGACGGCCCTGCGCGGCGCCCTGCGGCGCATTGGCGTGCTGGCCGACCTGCCGGACGACACCCTGGACTGGCTGATTGGGCAGGGCCGCGAAAGCCGCTACGCCCCCGGCGATGTGGTGAGCCTGCAGGGCGAGAGCGCCACCGAGATGCTGCTGTTTCTGGAAGGCGCTGTGGAGGCCCGGCGCGACGAGGAAGGGCTGCTGGGCCCGCGCTACGTGGCCCGCGCAGGCGAGCCCTTTGAGGTAAGCGGCAAGCTGCCCTATTCGCGCCTGACGGTGTATCCCTCCACCTCGCGCGCGCTGGAACCCACCTGGGTCTTCCGGGTGCCCGAAAGCGCCTTTGACGAGTTGCTGCGGCGGGCGCCCGCGCTGGGCCCCCGGCTGGTGGCGGTGATGGCCGACCGCATCCGCGATTCGGCGCAGAACGAGGTGCAGCGCGAGCGCCTGCTGGCCCTGGGACGGCTGGCGGCGGGGCTGGCCCACGAGCTGAACAATCCCGCCGCCGCCAGCCGCCGCGCCGCGCGGGGCCTGCGGGTCGCGTTGGCCGAACTGAACAGCGCCGAGCAGGCCCTGGCGGCCTGGGCGCTGGACGGCCCCACCCGCGCGCAGCTGGCGGCGCTGGAGGGCCGCGACCGCGCCGAGCCGCCGCACCTCTCGGCCCTGGCCCGCGCTGAGCAAGAAGACGCGCTGCTGGACTGGCTGGAGACCCAGGGCGTGACCAGCGCCCCCGACCTCGCCCCGGTGCTGGTGGAGGCCGGCCTGGGCACAGAGGACCTGACCCCGCTCAGCGCCGGCCTGCCCCCGGCCGCCCTGGACGCGGCGCTGCGCCGCCTGGGCGCCCACCTGACCCTGGCTGACCTGATTGGCGAGGTGGAAGAAGGCACCGGGCGCATCTCGGCGCTGGTGGGGGCCATAGGGGAACACACCCACGTCGGCCGCGCCCCCCGCGCCCCCACCGACGTGCGCCGGGGCCTGGACAGCACCCTGACCATGCTGGGCCACCGCCTGCGCGGCGTACAAGTGGGGCGCGACTACGCCCCAGACCTGCCCGTGACCGAAGCCAGCGCGGGCGAACTGAACCAGGTCTGGACCAACCTGATCGCCAACGCCGCCGACGCCCTGGGCGGCCAGGGTCAGCTGCAGGTGCGCGCCGTGACCGAAGGCGGCTCACACCTGCTGGTGGAAATCGTGGACAGTGGCCCCGGCATTCCCGAGGACGTGCAGGCCCACATCTTCGATCCCTTCTTCACCACCAAGGGCGTGGGCGAGGGCAGCGGGCTGGGCCTGGACATCGCCCGCCGGATCGTACAGGGCCACCGGGGGGAAATCAGCGTGACCTCGCACCCCGGCGAGACGCGCTTTCAGGTCCGCCTACCGCTGGACTGA